A stretch of the Clavibacter sp. B3I6 genome encodes the following:
- a CDS encoding protein kinase — translation MDAAPVVAGYRLVRLMGRGRCCEVHLGRPSGARDAGGVAENVAVKIVPATDRSRGEAEILALQAVSSEHVVALRDVATLADGSLCIVQSLGSRGTAAALLARRGALTPGETVTLVVSLLRGLGDLHDAGFAHGALDLTHVVLDASGRPMLAGLGSSHSLDDGGGAEHVRALDPVEQDLTRVARIVRALRDPADARGRVSDDRWEDWLEVLDLTIHGESDLSAHDLADRLLDVADGAPLADAAEPARADGALRGMATGALAPAAGARGGQEDLRRSHSTAARAGVGRRHRAVPSRRARGSATRGLRWRQAVRGELAAVRPRVWALGVSALLLLVAGTVTLSSLADAAHSRSAHAEDPAAEPTAPPAAVAHADLDPSPGPESPAAPNALASASADPGAAAPALLRMRATCLRNADVACLSGVDESGSAVEDADRTRIADGGGGTSDDAALHAGDRIGPVQRLGDGAVVELQAEDARERRPASLLMVRGEAGWRIRDLMDDR, via the coding sequence GTGGACGCGGCGCCGGTCGTCGCCGGGTACCGCCTGGTGCGGCTCATGGGGAGGGGCAGGTGTTGTGAGGTGCACCTCGGGCGACCGTCGGGTGCACGCGACGCCGGGGGCGTCGCCGAGAACGTCGCGGTGAAGATCGTGCCGGCGACGGACCGCAGCCGTGGGGAGGCCGAGATCCTCGCGCTCCAGGCGGTCTCGTCCGAACACGTCGTCGCCCTGCGGGACGTCGCGACGCTCGCGGACGGGAGCCTCTGCATCGTGCAGTCCCTCGGGTCCCGCGGCACCGCGGCCGCCCTCCTCGCGCGTCGGGGAGCCCTGACGCCGGGGGAGACCGTGACCCTCGTCGTCTCCCTGCTGCGGGGCCTGGGCGACCTCCATGACGCGGGGTTCGCGCACGGCGCCCTCGACCTGACGCACGTGGTCCTGGACGCGTCGGGACGTCCGATGCTCGCCGGCCTCGGATCCTCCCACTCGCTGGACGACGGCGGAGGGGCCGAGCATGTGCGGGCCCTCGACCCCGTCGAGCAGGACCTGACCCGTGTCGCGCGCATCGTCCGGGCTCTCCGGGATCCCGCCGACGCACGCGGACGTGTCTCGGATGACCGCTGGGAGGACTGGCTCGAGGTGCTCGACCTCACCATCCACGGCGAGTCCGATCTCTCGGCCCACGACCTCGCGGATCGCCTGCTCGACGTGGCGGACGGCGCCCCGCTCGCGGATGCGGCCGAGCCCGCGCGCGCTGACGGGGCCCTCAGGGGCATGGCGACGGGTGCTCTCGCACCAGCGGCGGGTGCGCGGGGCGGTCAGGAGGACCTGCGACGCTCGCACTCCACGGCGGCGAGGGCCGGTGTCGGGCGCCGACACCGTGCGGTCCCGAGTCGCCGGGCGAGGGGGTCTGCGACGCGAGGGCTGCGGTGGCGTCAGGCGGTGCGAGGGGAGTTGGCCGCGGTCCGCCCGCGCGTGTGGGCGCTCGGCGTGTCCGCCCTCCTGCTGCTCGTCGCGGGGACCGTCACGCTTTCGTCCCTGGCGGACGCCGCGCACAGCCGGTCCGCCCACGCCGAGGATCCGGCGGCCGAGCCGACGGCCCCGCCGGCGGCGGTCGCGCATGCGGACCTAGATCCCTCCCCGGGACCGGAGAGCCCGGCTGCACCGAACGCACTCGCGTCGGCATCCGCGGACCCGGGCGCAGCGGCCCCCGCGCTACTCCGGATGCGGGCGACATGCCTGCGGAACGCCGACGTTGCGTGCCTCTCCGGGGTCGACGAGAGCGGCTCCGCCGTCGAGGACGCCGACAGGACGAGGATCGCCGACGGCGGCGGCGGCACCTCGGACGACGCGGCGTTGCATGCCGGCGATCGGATCGGACCCGTCCAGCGGCTCGGTGACGGCGCCGTCGTGGAGCTGCAGGCCGAGGACGCCCGGGAACGCCGACCGGCCTCCCTCCTGATGGTCAGGGGGGAGGCCGGGTGGCGGATCAGGGACCTGATGGACGACCGGTGA
- the sucB gene encoding 2-oxoglutarate dehydrogenase, E2 component, dihydrolipoamide succinyltransferase has protein sequence MSESVHLPALGESVTEGTVTRWLKNVGDHVEVDEPLLEVSTDKVDTEIPSPVAGVIEEILVQEDETVEVGAVLVRIGDGSGGGDAPAEEPAAAAEEQQEAPAEEAVDDQVIPSTEADDDAEAPSPVEPEPAPAAAQAAPAPEATPAPAPAAPAPAAAPAPAAAPAPAAAPAPAAAPAAAAAPAPAPSGNAGYVTPLVRKLANERGVDISSVTGTGVGGRIRKEDVLAAAEAAAAKASAPAPSAPATAAAAPLETSPLRGTTAKMSRMRKLIADRAVVSMQSTAQLTSVVEVDVTKVARFRDRVKGDFVEKTGVKLSFLPFFALAAAEALKAYPVVNATVDGDSIVYPDHENISIAVDTERGLLTPVVKNAEGKNLAQFASEIADLAARTRDNKLSPDELAGGTFTLTNTGSRGALFDTPVVFLPQSAILGTGIVTKRPVVITADGQDTIAIRSTVYLALSYDHRIVDGADASRFLVAVKNRLEAGAFDADLGI, from the coding sequence ATGAGCGAATCCGTCCACCTCCCCGCACTCGGCGAGAGCGTCACCGAGGGCACGGTGACCCGCTGGCTCAAGAACGTCGGCGACCACGTCGAGGTCGACGAGCCCCTGCTCGAGGTGTCGACCGACAAGGTCGACACCGAGATCCCCTCCCCTGTCGCCGGCGTGATCGAGGAGATCCTGGTCCAGGAGGACGAGACCGTCGAGGTCGGCGCCGTCCTGGTGCGCATCGGCGACGGATCCGGCGGCGGCGACGCCCCGGCCGAGGAGCCCGCTGCGGCCGCCGAGGAGCAGCAGGAGGCTCCCGCGGAGGAGGCGGTGGACGACCAGGTCATCCCCTCCACCGAGGCGGACGACGACGCCGAGGCCCCCTCGCCCGTCGAGCCCGAGCCGGCTCCCGCGGCCGCGCAGGCCGCTCCCGCTCCTGAGGCCACCCCCGCTCCCGCTCCGGCCGCTCCTGCGCCCGCTGCAGCTCCGGCGCCCGCTGCAGCTCCGGCGCCCGCTGCCGCTCCGGCTCCTGCCGCGGCGCCCGCTGCTGCCGCAGCCCCGGCTCCGGCCCCGTCCGGCAACGCCGGCTACGTCACCCCGCTCGTCCGCAAGCTCGCGAACGAGCGCGGCGTCGACATCAGCAGCGTGACCGGCACGGGCGTTGGCGGGCGCATCCGCAAGGAGGACGTCCTCGCCGCGGCGGAGGCTGCGGCGGCGAAGGCCAGCGCGCCCGCCCCGTCCGCTCCCGCGACGGCCGCAGCGGCTCCTCTCGAGACGTCCCCGCTCCGCGGCACGACCGCGAAGATGTCCCGCATGCGCAAGCTCATCGCCGACCGCGCGGTCGTGTCGATGCAGTCCACCGCCCAGCTCACCTCGGTGGTGGAGGTGGACGTCACGAAGGTGGCGCGCTTCCGCGACCGCGTGAAGGGCGACTTCGTGGAGAAGACCGGCGTCAAGCTGTCCTTCCTGCCGTTCTTCGCCCTGGCCGCCGCCGAGGCGCTCAAGGCGTACCCCGTCGTGAACGCGACGGTCGACGGCGACAGCATCGTGTACCCGGACCACGAGAACATCAGCATCGCGGTGGACACCGAGCGCGGACTCCTGACGCCCGTGGTGAAGAACGCCGAGGGCAAGAACCTGGCGCAGTTCGCGTCGGAGATCGCCGACCTCGCCGCCCGCACGCGTGACAACAAGCTGTCGCCGGACGAGCTGGCGGGCGGCACCTTCACGCTGACCAACACGGGTTCGCGTGGAGCGCTCTTCGACACGCCCGTCGTGTTCCTGCCGCAGTCGGCCATCCTCGGCACCGGCATCGTGACCAAGCGTCCGGTCGTCATCACGGCCGACGGCCAGGACACCATCGCGATCCGGTCGACCGTGTACCTCGCGCTGTCGTACGACCACCGGATCGTCGACGGCGCCGACGCGTCGCGCTTCCTCGTGGCCGTGAAGAACCGTCTGGAGGCCGGCGCCTTCGACGCCGACCTGGGCATCTAG